CAACGCCCGCGTCACCGCCGGAGACGTTCAGTTTCGCGGACGGTCATTGGCGGCGCTATCGCGCGGCGAATTGCGGCGCGTGCGCGGCGCGGAGATCGCGCTGATTTCGCAGGAGCCCGCCCTGGCTTTGAATCCGGTGTTGCCCCTGGGCCGCCAGATTCAAGACGTCCTGCAGGCGCACTTCAAGCTGGACGAAACCCAGTGCCGCGAGAAAGCCCTGGCCATGCTGCGCGACGTGGGATTTGACGACCCGGAGCGCGTGCTACGCGCCTATCCCCACCAGCTCAGCGGCGGTGAGCGCCAGCGCGCGGCCATCACCCAGGCGCTCATCTGCCAGCCGGCCTTGCTCATTGCCGATGAACCTTTGAGTTCGCTGGACGCTGTGACTCAATCTGAAGTCTTGCGGCTGTTGCAGCGCCTGCGTCGCGAACTGAAGCTGGCCATGCTGTTCATCACCCACGATGCCGGCGTGCTTTCCACACTGGCGGACCGAGTGATCGTCCTGCGCGATGGCCAGGCGGCAGCTTCCGGCAGCATCGCCGAACTTCGCCGCAACTCCGATCCTTACGTCCGCAGCCTGATGCATCCTGAAGAAACGCTGCATCCTGAAGAAACGCTGCAGCCGGAAGAAACGCTGCGCGCCGAAAGAACGTTGGCCTTTCCGAGGCCGGCTTCGCGTCTCGCGCCGGGATCAACCAACAACGACGCCGCCACGCCCCTACTGGAAGTCCTCAGCTTGAGCAAGCAATTCGTTCAGCGCAGCTTTCTCTCCAGCAAAAAGTTTGCGGTGCGTGCGCTCGACAACGTGGACCTGCTGTTGCAAGAAGGATCGTCAACCGCGGTGATTGGACGGTCGGGTTCCGGCAAATCAACTCTGGCGCGTTGCATCGCCGGCTTTGAGCGCGCCGGCCAAGGTGAAATCCTGTTTCAAGGCTCAGCGTCGCGGGCATCAACCCCGGAGTTGCGCCGCCAGGTGCAGATGATTTTTCAGGACGCAGGCACCGCGCTGAACCCCGGATTCACTGCGGCCGAGTTGATTTACGAACCGCTGGTGGTCGCCGGCCGCGGCACAGAACTCGAGCGCCGCCAGCGCGCGGTGCAGTTGTTGGAAGAAGTTGGGCTTGATCCCGACTGGTACGGCCGGCTGGCGGGCGAATTCAGCGGAGGCCAGCGGCAGCGCTTGGCTCTGGCCCGCGCCCTGGCCGCCGATCCCAAGCTGCTCATCCTCGACGAATCTTTTTCCGGCCTGGACGTGCCGTTGCAGGCGCAAATGATCAAGTTGCTGCTGGACCTGCAATCGCGTCACGGACTGGCGTATCTGTTTATCACCCATGACCTGAATTTCATTTCGCTGTTTGCCCGCGAAGTTGTGGTGATGGATGAAGGCAAAATCGTGGAGCGCACAACGCCGCGACGCATGCGCGAAAGCGCTGAGCCGGCCACACAATTGCTGGTCCGCGCGGCGGAACGCCTGCATGAGCCCGGCGTGGAGAACCTGGCATGATTCGCTATCTCGCTCTCCGGCTCGGCCACGGCGTGGTGATTCTGTTCGGCGTGTCCTTGTTGCTGTTTCTCCTGCAGCAAGCGGCTCCGGGCGAGTTCTTCACGGACGCCAAACTGAATCCGCAGATCTCGGAAGAAACGGTCAAGGCCTTGCGCGCCCAATACGGCATGGACCAACCGCTGCCCAAGCGTTACGCCCGATGGTTGATGTCTGTCGTCAAGGGTGAGTTGGGATATTCTTTCGCTTACAACGTGTCGGCATCGTCGCTGCTGTGGCCCCGCGCGTTGAACACGCTGCTGCTGACCGTCCCTGCGCTGATCATTTCTTGGCTGATCGCCGTGCCTCTGGGAGTTCTGTCCGCGGCGTGGCGAGGCGGCTGGCTTGACCGCTTTTTGTCGGCTGGTACCTCGGTCTTGCTGGCCCTGCCCGATCTTTTGCTGGCTTTGCTGGCGCTGGTGATTGCCATGCGGACCAACAAGTTTCCCGTGGGCGGCATGCATTCCCTCACCGCGCAAGAAATGGGATTATGGTCGCGATTCACTGACCTGGGCTGGCACATGGCGCTGCCGGTTGCGGTGATCGTGATCGGTTCGCTCGCGCCCATTCTCCGCCAGGTGCGCGCCAGCATGAGTGAAGTGCTGGATTCGCCGTTCATGCGCGCGGCGCAAGGACACGGCCTGCGCAAGTTCACTCTGCTGTTCCGCCACGCGCTGCCCGCCGCGGCAAATCCGCTGATCTCGCTCTTTGGACTCTCCGTTGCCGTGCTGCTCAGCGTCGGACTGCTGGTGGAAGTCGTGATGAGCTGGCCCGGAATCGGGCCGCTGCTGCTGGAAGCCATTATGGGCCGCGACCTGTTTATCGTGATCGGCGCGGTCATGCTGTCCACGTTGCTGTTGGTGCTCGGCAACCTTTTTGCGGACATCCTGCTCTATGCCGTGGACCCGCGCATACGGGTGCAAGCATGAAGCGCTCAACCAAACTCGCGTGGGCCACCTGGTTCCTGGCGGTCTTACTCCTGGTGGTCATCTTTGCCGGCTTCTTTGCGCCATACAGCTATGACACGCAGGACCGTGACCATCCTTACGCCCGGCCATCGCGCGTGCATTTTGTGGATGGCCAAGGTAAATGGCACATCCGCCCATTCGTCTTCGCGACAAAAAATCGCGAAGGCAGCCTGACGGAGTACCAGGAAGACCTATCGCGGATTTATCCCGTAAGGCTCTTTGTCGCTGGAGATTCGTACAAAGTACTTGGGATCTTCCGCGGTCACACGCATCTGTTCGGCGTCGCCGCCCCCGCGTGCATCTTCCTGCTGGGAGCAGACGGTTTTGGCCGCGACCAGTTTTCGCGCATGCTGTACGGCGGTCAGGTATCGCTGTTTGCCGGCATTCTGGCCGCGGTTTTTTCCGCAGCCGCGGGGCTGTTCCTGGGGATGGTCGCTGGAATGTTCGGCCGTCCGCTGGATGACATCATCATGCGCGTGGGCGAAATCTTCATCGCGCTGCCCTGGCTGTACCTGCTCATCTCTGTGCGCGCGTTTCTTCCTTTGCAGATGAGCGCGGTGGCGGCGTTCACTTTGGTGGTGATGGTGATCGGCCTGGTCGGCTGGGGACGTCCCGCGCGCCTGGTGCGCGGCATTGTGCTGAGCGCGCGCGAACGCAATTTCGTTCTGGCGGCGCGCGGATTTGGCGCCGGCAAGTTCTACCTGATGCGCCGCCACATCCTGCCCGCGGCCATGGGCGTTGTGCTCACGCAGATGGCGCTGCTGGTGCCTTTGTTTATGATGGCGGAAGTTACTCTTTCGTATCTGGGGCTTGGTGTGGGCGAACCGTTTCCCAGTTGGGGCAACATGCTGGCCAACGCACAGCAGTTTCACGTAATTTCATCTTATTGGTGGATGTTATTGCCGGGTCTGGCTCCGGCGCCGGTCTTTTTGGCATGCCAGGCCCTGGCCGATGTGTTTCAGGAAAAACTGAAAACGGCAGTCTAGATTTTTTTGTGACGGAGTAAATGGGATGCCTGAGACGATCAAGCGGACCGCACTATGTGCACTAGCCGGACTGGCTTTGGCGGCAGCTTTCTGCTCGCCTGCGGTTGGTCAAGACGACATGCTTCGCCCGCCTGCGGAAACCGGACGGCAGGGCGGACGTTTGGTTGTCGCCCAGTCATCTGAACCCAAAACCCTCAATCCAGTTACCGCTCTGGACCAGCCGTCGCGCGACGTGATTCGCCGTCTGACGGCCGATCTGGTCCACATTGAGCGCGACTCGCAGAAGACCGTCCCGGCGCTAGCCAAATCCTGGACCGCCACGCGCGACGGCAAGAGCCTTACCGTGCAGCTTCGACGCGGCCTGCGATTTTCTGACGGCGCTCCTTTTGATGCCGACGACGTTGTCTTCTCCTACAAGCTCTATCTCGACGAGAAAATACATTCGCCGCAGCGCGACCTGCTGATCGTCGCCGGCCAGCCCATGCGGGTGGAGAAGCTCGGGCCGTATTCGGTCCGCTTCTCCTTTGCCGCTCCCTACGCCGTGGCCGAACGAGTGTTTGACAGCCTGGCCATCCTGCCGCGTCACCTCTTGGAAAAGGACTATCAGGAAGGTGGAATCGCCAAAGCCTGGACCCTGGCCACATCGCCCGACAAAATTGCCGGACTCGGTCCTTTCCGGCTCAAACAGGTGGTCCCTGGCGAGCGAATCGTCCTGGAACGTAATCCCTATTATTGGAGAAAGGACGCGAAAGGCCAGAAGCTGCCGTATCTGGACGAACTGGTCTTCCTCACCGTGCCCAGCCGCGACGCACAAGTGGCGCGCTTCCAGGCGGGTGAGACCCAGGCCATCAGCCCGCTCAGCGCGGAAAATTTTGCCGCCCTCGAACCGGAGCAGCAGGCCCGTCACTACAAGCTGTTCGACGTTGGTCCCGGCATGGAATACAACTTTCTTCTGTTCAATTTGAATGCCGGTCTGGAAAGCAAGCTTCCGGTGGTCGCCCGCCGGCAAAAGTGGTTTCTTGATCCGCGTTTCCGCCAGGCGGTGTCCGCAGCCGTGGACCGCGCGGCGCTGTTGCGGCTGGTGTATCGCAACCGTGGGGCGGCGCTGGCCACCAACGTCACCGGCGGCAACAAGCTTTGGATCAATTCAGCGCTGAAACCTACAGAACACTCTGAAGCCGCGGCGCGCAAGCTCCTGCAGGCCGCTGGCTTCTCCTGGAATCGAGACGGCGGGTTGCTCGATTCCTCGGGGCAGGCGGTGGAGTTCAGCATTTTGGTTAGCTCCAGCAACGTCCAGCGCAGCCAGATGGCGACGTTAATTCAGGACGACTTGAAAAAACTGGGGATGAACGTACACGTAGTGGGACTGGAGTTCCGCTCCATGGTGGACCGCGTTTTGCAGTCGCACGACTACGAAACCGCGGTGATGGGGCTGGGCAGCGGCGACGCCGATCCCAACTCCGACATGAGCTTTTTGCTTTCCAGCGGACAAAGCCATCTCTGGAGTCTCGATGAAAAGCAGCCGGCCACGCCCTGGGAAGCTGAGATTGACAAACTGATGCAGCAGCAGCTGGTCACCGTGAATTATCGCCAACGCAAGAAACTGTATGACCGGGTGCAGGAGGTCATGGCCGCGGAGATGCCGGTGGTCTTCCTGGCCAGCCCGAGTATCCTGGTGGGAGCGTACCAGGACTTGGGTAATGTGCGCCCAGCTATAATTGATAACTATATTCTCTGGAACGCAGACGAACTTTTTTGGCACACCCCCACTGGAAAACATTGAAGCTGAATGGACGACAACGCCAAAGAGATATCCATACCCACGCCTAAGGACGCAGCGGCGGAAGATGAGCGGCTGGTACAGGAGTGCTTGAACGGCGATGAGCGGGCGTGGAACCGTCTCATTGAGAAATACAAACGGCTGATCTACTCCGTTCCCGTCAAGTACCGGATGAGCCCTGACGACGCCTCCGACGTCTTTCAGAACGTGTGTGTGGACCTGTTCACCAATCTTTCCAAACTGCGGAAGGTTGAGTCCCTGCGTTCCTGGCTGATCACCGTGGCCACCCACAAGTGTTTTCATTTCAAGAAACAGCAGCGCGGCCAGGACGTGGAGCTGGACGCCATGGAGCAGGAGATGGCGGAAGAAATCGCCCCGGCGCCGGAAGTGCTGCAGGAAATCCAGGAAGAACAGGCGGTGCGCGACGCCATCGTCAAGCTCTCGCCGCGGTGCGCTCAACTGGTCCAGCTCCTCTTCTTTGAGCAGCCGCCGGTGCCTTACAACGAAGTGGCGCAGAAACTGGGACTGGCCACCGGGTCCATCGGCTTTATCCGCGGCCGCTGCTTGAATCGCCTGCAAAAGATCCTGGCGGAGCTGGGGTTCTGATCGTGGACCGCATTGGCAGTCCGGCGGAGCTGGAACCATGGATCGTCGAAGCCTCAGAGCTTTCTGATCCCGCGCAGCGTCGCGCTCTGCTGGCGCAGCGCCCGGACTTTCTCAGCCGCGAAACTTTCGACCAACTGTATCGCGGGGTCATCGCCAACCTTCGCGCCAACCTGGAGCGGTCAGAGCGCCTGGCGGAAGCCTGCCGCTGGATCGCCGTGGAACTCAACGATCCTTACATTTCCGCCAAGTGCGCCCGCGCCACGGGCCACGTGGTCTCGCTCAAGGGCAACTATCGCGAGGCCATCAAGGAGTATGAGACCTCCATTGCCGGGTTTGACGCGCTGGGGTCTGATTTTGACGCGTCGCTGACCATCAATGGAGCGCTGCAAAGCCTGATTTACGATGGTCAATATGAACGGGCTCTGGCCCTGGGCGCCAAGGCCCGCGCGGTGTTCGCGGCGCACGGCGACCAATTGCGACTGGCACGACTGGACAGCAACGTTGCCAACATCTATTACCGCCAGGACCGCTTCCGCGAAGCCCAGGAGCTTTATGAGAGCGCGTACCGCGACTTCCTCACCTGCGGCGAGCCCATGGACATCGCCATCGTCCTCAGGAACCTTGCGGTTTGCTACATTAGCCTGAACGAGTTCGCGCTCGCCCAGGAAACCTACCAACTGGCGCGGCGGCATTGTGAACAGCATGGCTTTTCGCTGCTGGTGGCGGAAGCCGATTACAACATTGCTTATCTCCACTATCTCAAGGGCGAATACCTGCGCGCTATCGAGATGTATGACCAGACGCGCAACTTCTGTCTCACCCTGGGCGACAAATATCATCAGGCGCTCTGCGATCTGGACCAATCCGAAATCTACCTGGAGCTGAACCTGACCGAAGGCGGCACCGAGCTGGCACAACAGGCGTTTCTGGCGTTCCGCCAACTGGGCATGCGTTATGAGGCGGCCAAAGCGGCCACGTTTTCCGCCATCGCCGTCAGCCAGCAGGGGCATTATCGCCAGTCGCTGCGCGTCTTTGATCAGGCGCGCGCGCTGTTTATCGAAGAGCTGAACCGGCTCTGGCCGGCGCTGATTGATCTCTACAAGGCGCTGGTGCTTTACGAGGCCGGACAAGACGACGAAGCTGAAGACCTGGCGCTTTCGGCGCTGGAGTACTTCGGTCCGTCCTTGCTGCCGGCCAAAGCCGCGCTGTGCGAATTGCTGCTGGCGGCCATTGAAGTCCGCGGCTCAGACGCCGACGAAGCCCGCCGTTATTGCAGCTCTGCGCTGTCCCGCTTGCTGCATATTGATTCCCCGGCCACTTACCAGGCGTACTTCATGCTGGGCCAGGCGGAAGAAACCAGCGGCAACACTGAGCTGGCCCGCCAGGCGTATGAGAAGGCCTATCACAAGCTGGAAGACCTGCGCAGCCACCTGGGCAAAGAAGAGCTGAAGATCGCGTTTCTCAAGAACAAACTCACGGTTTACGAAGGATTGGTCGTAACTTCTCTGGCCGTGCACTCGCTGGCCTGCACCGAGCACGACACGTTCGAATACATAGAGCAGGCCAAATCGCGCAGTCTGGCGGACTTGATCGCTTTCCGCGCTTCCACGCTCACCGGCCGCACGCTGGAACAGTCGCCGGCCATGGCCCAGTACCGCGACCTTCGCCAAAAACTGAATTGGACCTATCACCAAATCGAGTTGCAGGAACTCAGTCCGGAAGGGGACACGCACCAAGCGCGCATCGCGCAGCTGCGTCTTCAGGGCCGCGAATACGAAGACGCCCTGGTCAAGGCCTTTTCTCACCTGCAAAGCACTGACGTTGAGTTCGCCAATCTGCAGAATGCCAAGACTATTTCCGCCGCCGAGCTGCAGCGCGTCCTGCCCCCCAATACCCAGATGTTGGAGTTCTACCTGGCGCGCAACCAGTTTTACGTATGCCTGGCTTCGCGCGACCGCCTGAAGATTCTGCCGGTGGCCGATGCCGGCGCCGTGCGCACCAAGCTCCGCCTGTTGCAGTTGCAACTGGCGAAATTCCGCCTGGGCGATGACTACATCAAACCCCGCGAAAAGTCGCTCTTACAGGCCACGCAAGCCCATCTGGAGGAACTGTACGATCTGCTCATCCGGCCCATCCGCAGCCAGCTCCAGGCGGCGAATCTGGTGATAGTTCCCCACAGCTTTCTGCACTACTTGCCGTTCCATGCATTGTCGGACGGTCGCCGCTGTCTGATTGATGATTTTTCCATTTCGTATGCTCCCAGCGGCAGCATCTTTGCTATTTGCCAGGAAAAGGCTTTGCCGGAAGGACCGGGAGAGACCCTGGTGCTGGCCGTTCCCGACGCGCGCGCTCCCTATATAGAAGAGGAAGGCCGGTTCGTTGCCGCCAGCATGGACAACGCGCGGCTGTTCCTGGGCGAAGAAGCCACCGAGGAGCGTTTGCGCACCTACGGTTCGCAGAGCCGCTACATTCATATCGCTACGCACGGCTATTTTCGCCAGGACAATCCCATGTTCTCCTCCATCCGGCTGGGCAACTCGCTGCTGAGCTTGTTTGACCTTTACCAGTTGCAGTTCAATGCGGAACTGGTCACCCTGAGCGGCTGCGGGACCGGGATGAACGTGGTCATTGGCGGTGATGAACTGATCGGCTTGGTGCGCGGGCTGTTGTACGCCGGCGCCCAGACCCTGATGGTGAGTTTGTGGGAAGTTCACGATCAAAGCACGGCTGAATTCATGAGGGATTTCTATGCCGCGTATCGCGAACTGCCCAACAAGGCACAAGCCTTGCAGCGTGCGGTTGCTAATCTAAGGCAAAAGCGGCCTCACCCTTACTATTGGGCGGCGTTTTGCTTGGTTGGTAAGTTTTCTTAAGGAAATAAGTAAAGCTTTGTAAAGTCTGAGATATCTATATTTTTAGCCCTGCTTCTGACTCTTGTATTACAGAAGCAGGCTCATCCGTCGACTGCTAAAAAGGGGAACACAGACCCGGAAGCTGTGTTCCCTTTGGATTTAATAGAGACGAAAAAGAAGATATGCCTCAAGCCGCGCGCCATTTCGATATCACTGAGTGGGCTGATTACGCCAGGAACCTGGCTCCGCCCGAGCAACAAGGGCAGATGTTGGCCCATCTTGCCGCTGGATGTTCCAAATGCGGAAAGATTGAGCAGCTATTTCTGAAATTTGCAAAAGTCTGCGCCCGTGAAGGCGCATACCAGATCCCGGAGAGCACAGAGCGGCAGGTGAAAGCTCTGATCAGCATAGGAAGGGAGCCGCGTCGCTCCCCGCTGCAGCGCATGTTCGCCTCTCTGGTGTATGACAGTTTGAATGATCCCCAGCCGGTAGGAGTCCGCGGAACGCACCAGATCAGCCGCCAAGTGCTGTTCCATGCCGGCGAGTACTCGGTTGATCTGCGCTTTGAGCATGAAAAAGGCTCGGCCAGCATGGTTCTGGTAGGACAGATCTCCAACCAGAACGCCCCCGAGGATCCCATGGCCCACCTGCCGGTGATCCTGTTGGCAGGCCAGCGCGAATTGGCCCGCTCCATGAGCAACTCATTCGGTGAATTTCAGATGGAGTACGTCCCCGATACTGATCTCCGTCTGCTGGTGCCGCTGGAATCTCACGGGCAAGAATTAGAAGTCTTGCTGGGGCAGGCGCCGCAGGCTTAAGTTTTTTGGAGCCAAAAGACAATCTGTAAGTGGAAGTTCTAGACATGAGGACACTGCGTCTTTTCGTCATTTTCGGCGCGTTGCTGGCGCTCGCGTTACCCGCGACGGCACAGACCAGCTACGTCCTCACCATCCCCGCCACCGTTGACGTCCAGAGTTTCGCAGCCAGCCACGGCCTGACCGTGGTCCGGGAAATCCATGATGGGACGAACTGTGTCTATGTTGTGACTTCCGCCTCCTCGGATGTGACGGGCGTTGAAACCGAAGTGGAAACAGATGTTCGGGTCACCAGCTTTGAGGCCAACGCGCCCATCTCCCTGCCCGAGACCCTGAACGGCCTGACCGGTCCAGTCCTGACCCAGTCTACCGCTGGGATTCTTGAAACTCTGCCCGGTCGCACCCTGGTCACGTTTTTCGGCAGCACGGTACCCAGCAACTACATTACACAGACCGCCACCACGATTATTCGGCTCCCGGACGCGCGCGCGGCGTATCCAGTCACCGGCGCTGGGATCATCGCCATCATTGATACCGGCGTAGACCCGCAGCATCCCGCTCTGGCCGGCGTCCTGGTGCCGGGGTTCGATTTCGTCCACAACACCAGCGGCATTCCTTCTGAGTTCAGTGACGCCGCCCTGATCAACCAGTCCACGGCCGGGATCCTGGAACAGTCCACCGCCGGCATTCTGGAGCAGTCCACCGCCGGCATTCTGGAAGCACAGAACGTAGTTCCCTTGAATTCGTACACGGCCGCCATTCTGGACCAGTCCACGGCCGGGATTCTGGAAGGTTTGGTTCCGCAGGATTTCGGGCATGGCACCATGACCGCGGGTGTTGCGCACCTGATTGCGCCTACGGCGAAGATCATGCCGCTCAAAGCCTTCACGATTGACGGCATGGCCACCGCCAGCGACATCATCCGCGCTATCTATTTTGCGGCTGACAACGGCGCCAACGTCATCAGCATGAGCTTCAGCATGCCGGCCAATTCGCCCAGCCTGCAGGCTGCAATTCAGTACGCGCTGGGCAAGAACATCGTAGTGGTTGCCTCATCCGGCAATGACGGCCTGAAGACCCTGGTTTATCCGGCAAGCATTGGCGGAGTACACGGCGTAGGCTCTACCACCAACGCTGATGGCCGCAGCGCGTTTTCCAATTAT
This region of Terriglobia bacterium genomic DNA includes:
- a CDS encoding ABC transporter permease, with amino-acid sequence MKRSTKLAWATWFLAVLLLVVIFAGFFAPYSYDTQDRDHPYARPSRVHFVDGQGKWHIRPFVFATKNREGSLTEYQEDLSRIYPVRLFVAGDSYKVLGIFRGHTHLFGVAAPACIFLLGADGFGRDQFSRMLYGGQVSLFAGILAAVFSAAAGLFLGMVAGMFGRPLDDIIMRVGEIFIALPWLYLLISVRAFLPLQMSAVAAFTLVVMVIGLVGWGRPARLVRGIVLSARERNFVLAARGFGAGKFYLMRRHILPAAMGVVLTQMALLVPLFMMAEVTLSYLGLGVGEPFPSWGNMLANAQQFHVISSYWWMLLPGLAPAPVFLACQALADVFQEKLKTAV
- a CDS encoding ABC transporter permease encodes the protein MIRYLALRLGHGVVILFGVSLLLFLLQQAAPGEFFTDAKLNPQISEETVKALRAQYGMDQPLPKRYARWLMSVVKGELGYSFAYNVSASSLLWPRALNTLLLTVPALIISWLIAVPLGVLSAAWRGGWLDRFLSAGTSVLLALPDLLLALLALVIAMRTNKFPVGGMHSLTAQEMGLWSRFTDLGWHMALPVAVIVIGSLAPILRQVRASMSEVLDSPFMRAAQGHGLRKFTLLFRHALPAAANPLISLFGLSVAVLLSVGLLVEVVMSWPGIGPLLLEAIMGRDLFIVIGAVMLSTLLLVLGNLFADILLYAVDPRIRVQA
- a CDS encoding RNA polymerase sigma factor; its protein translation is MDDNAKEISIPTPKDAAAEDERLVQECLNGDERAWNRLIEKYKRLIYSVPVKYRMSPDDASDVFQNVCVDLFTNLSKLRKVESLRSWLITVATHKCFHFKKQQRGQDVELDAMEQEMAEEIAPAPEVLQEIQEEQAVRDAIVKLSPRCAQLVQLLFFEQPPVPYNEVAQKLGLATGSIGFIRGRCLNRLQKILAELGF
- a CDS encoding S8 family serine peptidase, with the protein product MRTLRLFVIFGALLALALPATAQTSYVLTIPATVDVQSFAASHGLTVVREIHDGTNCVYVVTSASSDVTGVETEVETDVRVTSFEANAPISLPETLNGLTGPVLTQSTAGILETLPGRTLVTFFGSTVPSNYITQTATTIIRLPDARAAYPVTGAGIIAIIDTGVDPQHPALAGVLVPGFDFVHNTSGIPSEFSDAALINQSTAGILEQSTAGILEQSTAGILEAQNVVPLNSYTAAILDQSTAGILEGLVPQDFGHGTMTAGVAHLIAPTAKIMPLKAFTIDGMATASDIIRAIYFAADNGANVISMSFSMPANSPSLQAAIQYALGKNIVVVASSGNDGLKTLVYPASIGGVHGVGSTTNADGRSAFSNYGSGVVLLAAPGEGVITTYPGGNYAAGWGTSFSAPMVAGAASLVLQARPASKPGDVLNALSKAKQISDMGYGRIDLYQALNSVIGGSSSISGTSGSNTSGSTSGGSSKP
- a CDS encoding CHAT domain-containing protein; the encoded protein is MDRIGSPAELEPWIVEASELSDPAQRRALLAQRPDFLSRETFDQLYRGVIANLRANLERSERLAEACRWIAVELNDPYISAKCARATGHVVSLKGNYREAIKEYETSIAGFDALGSDFDASLTINGALQSLIYDGQYERALALGAKARAVFAAHGDQLRLARLDSNVANIYYRQDRFREAQELYESAYRDFLTCGEPMDIAIVLRNLAVCYISLNEFALAQETYQLARRHCEQHGFSLLVAEADYNIAYLHYLKGEYLRAIEMYDQTRNFCLTLGDKYHQALCDLDQSEIYLELNLTEGGTELAQQAFLAFRQLGMRYEAAKAATFSAIAVSQQGHYRQSLRVFDQARALFIEELNRLWPALIDLYKALVLYEAGQDDEAEDLALSALEYFGPSLLPAKAALCELLLAAIEVRGSDADEARRYCSSALSRLLHIDSPATYQAYFMLGQAEETSGNTELARQAYEKAYHKLEDLRSHLGKEELKIAFLKNKLTVYEGLVVTSLAVHSLACTEHDTFEYIEQAKSRSLADLIAFRASTLTGRTLEQSPAMAQYRDLRQKLNWTYHQIELQELSPEGDTHQARIAQLRLQGREYEDALVKAFSHLQSTDVEFANLQNAKTISAAELQRVLPPNTQMLEFYLARNQFYVCLASRDRLKILPVADAGAVRTKLRLLQLQLAKFRLGDDYIKPREKSLLQATQAHLEELYDLLIRPIRSQLQAANLVIVPHSFLHYLPFHALSDGRRCLIDDFSISYAPSGSIFAICQEKALPEGPGETLVLAVPDARAPYIEEEGRFVAASMDNARLFLGEEATEERLRTYGSQSRYIHIATHGYFRQDNPMFSSIRLGNSLLSLFDLYQLQFNAELVTLSGCGTGMNVVIGGDELIGLVRGLLYAGAQTLMVSLWEVHDQSTAEFMRDFYAAYRELPNKAQALQRAVANLRQKRPHPYYWAAFCLVGKFS
- a CDS encoding ABC transporter substrate-binding protein produces the protein MPETIKRTALCALAGLALAAAFCSPAVGQDDMLRPPAETGRQGGRLVVAQSSEPKTLNPVTALDQPSRDVIRRLTADLVHIERDSQKTVPALAKSWTATRDGKSLTVQLRRGLRFSDGAPFDADDVVFSYKLYLDEKIHSPQRDLLIVAGQPMRVEKLGPYSVRFSFAAPYAVAERVFDSLAILPRHLLEKDYQEGGIAKAWTLATSPDKIAGLGPFRLKQVVPGERIVLERNPYYWRKDAKGQKLPYLDELVFLTVPSRDAQVARFQAGETQAISPLSAENFAALEPEQQARHYKLFDVGPGMEYNFLLFNLNAGLESKLPVVARRQKWFLDPRFRQAVSAAVDRAALLRLVYRNRGAALATNVTGGNKLWINSALKPTEHSEAAARKLLQAAGFSWNRDGGLLDSSGQAVEFSILVSSSNVQRSQMATLIQDDLKKLGMNVHVVGLEFRSMVDRVLQSHDYETAVMGLGSGDADPNSDMSFLLSSGQSHLWSLDEKQPATPWEAEIDKLMQQQLVTVNYRQRKKLYDRVQEVMAAEMPVVFLASPSILVGAYQDLGNVRPAIIDNYILWNADELFWHTPTGKH
- a CDS encoding ABC transporter ATP-binding protein, producing the protein MTSLDAVSLNTGPFLQVRGLCVDYTAASGSMVHALRGVDVAIAEQECVGVLGESGSGKSSLAQALLRLLPANARVTAGDVQFRGRSLAALSRGELRRVRGAEIALISQEPALALNPVLPLGRQIQDVLQAHFKLDETQCREKALAMLRDVGFDDPERVLRAYPHQLSGGERQRAAITQALICQPALLIADEPLSSLDAVTQSEVLRLLQRLRRELKLAMLFITHDAGVLSTLADRVIVLRDGQAAASGSIAELRRNSDPYVRSLMHPEETLHPEETLQPEETLRAERTLAFPRPASRLAPGSTNNDAATPLLEVLSLSKQFVQRSFLSSKKFAVRALDNVDLLLQEGSSTAVIGRSGSGKSTLARCIAGFERAGQGEILFQGSASRASTPELRRQVQMIFQDAGTALNPGFTAAELIYEPLVVAGRGTELERRQRAVQLLEEVGLDPDWYGRLAGEFSGGQRQRLALARALAADPKLLILDESFSGLDVPLQAQMIKLLLDLQSRHGLAYLFITHDLNFISLFAREVVVMDEGKIVERTTPRRMRESAEPATQLLVRAAERLHEPGVENLA